Proteins from one Polynucleobacter wuianus genomic window:
- the gap gene encoding type I glyceraldehyde-3-phosphate dehydrogenase: MTIRVAINGYGRIGRMVLRALYEDQVNGKPRRDIKIVAINAMGDIAINAHLTQYDSAHGRFPAEVSVDGDCMVVNGDRIKMFSTRNPAETPWGELGVDLVLECTGKFTSKEKAMIHIQQGAKKVLISAPGEKDVDATIVYGVNQNVLKPTDVVVSNASCTTNCLAPLVKPLLEKIGIESGLMTTIHAFTNDQVLTDVYHKDMRRARSAVTSMIPTKTGAAKAVGLVLPALAGRFDGFAMRVPVINVSVVDLTFAASRETSVDEVNSILKTASEGELKGILGFNTLPLVSIDFNHDPRPSIYDASQTRVSADGKLVKVLAWYDNEWGYSVQMLNAAEALMAVK, encoded by the coding sequence ATGACAATTCGTGTCGCAATTAATGGTTATGGACGTATTGGCCGCATGGTATTGCGTGCCTTGTATGAAGATCAAGTCAATGGCAAGCCACGCCGTGATATCAAGATCGTCGCGATTAATGCAATGGGCGATATTGCTATCAATGCCCATCTAACCCAATATGACTCTGCCCACGGGCGTTTCCCTGCAGAAGTCTCTGTGGATGGCGATTGCATGGTTGTTAATGGCGACCGTATCAAAATGTTTAGCACACGCAATCCAGCGGAAACTCCTTGGGGCGAGCTTGGCGTGGATTTGGTTTTAGAGTGCACTGGCAAGTTCACCTCTAAAGAAAAAGCGATGATTCATATTCAACAGGGTGCCAAGAAGGTATTGATTTCTGCCCCGGGTGAAAAAGATGTAGATGCAACGATTGTTTATGGCGTGAACCAAAATGTTCTTAAGCCAACTGATGTAGTTGTTTCTAACGCAAGTTGCACCACAAACTGTTTGGCGCCACTGGTCAAGCCACTGCTGGAAAAAATTGGTATTGAGTCTGGATTAATGACAACCATCCATGCATTTACTAATGACCAAGTATTGACTGATGTGTATCACAAGGATATGCGTCGTGCACGTTCCGCTGTAACCAGCATGATTCCGACAAAGACTGGAGCAGCAAAAGCTGTTGGACTAGTTTTGCCAGCATTGGCGGGACGCTTTGATGGTTTCGCTATGCGCGTTCCAGTAATCAATGTTTCTGTAGTTGACCTCACATTTGCAGCTAGCCGTGAAACTAGTGTTGATGAAGTAAATTCGATTCTGAAGACCGCCAGTGAGGGCGAGCTTAAAGGTATCTTGGGCTTTAACACTCTACCTTTGGTTTCGATCGACTTTAACCATGATCCACGTCCAAGTATTTATGACGCGTCCCAAACTCGTGTTTCTGCTGACGGTAAATTGGTCAAGGTATTGGCTTGGTATGACAACGAATGGGGTTATTCGGTCCAGATGCTCAATGCAGCCGAAGCATTAATGGCGGTAAAGTGA
- the fur gene encoding ferric iron uptake transcriptional regulator has translation MNTNQNPTPENLRDIGLKATGPRMKILDFFHQNGGTHFSAEDVFMALAKDDQEIGLATVYRVLTQFEQAGLLLRSHFESSKGDSRAIYELNEGRHHDHLVCLDCGHVEEFVDEAIEKRQRDIAKNLGFKLQEHSLAMYGHCQKKNCRNKQK, from the coding sequence ATGAATACGAACCAAAACCCCACTCCTGAAAATTTGCGCGATATTGGCCTAAAAGCCACCGGTCCGCGTATGAAAATCCTTGATTTTTTTCATCAAAATGGAGGTACCCACTTTAGCGCTGAAGACGTCTTTATGGCTCTTGCCAAGGATGATCAAGAAATCGGCCTGGCTACTGTTTACAGGGTGCTCACCCAGTTTGAGCAGGCAGGCCTTTTGCTGCGTAGTCATTTTGAGTCCAGCAAGGGTGATAGCCGTGCTATCTACGAGCTCAACGAAGGTCGCCACCATGACCACTTGGTTTGCTTAGACTGTGGGCATGTCGAGGAGTTTGTGGATGAGGCTATCGAGAAGCGTCAGCGCGATATTGCTAAAAACCTTGGATTTAAGCTCCAAGAGCACTCTTTGGCCATGTATGGGCATTGTCAGAAGAAAAACTGCCGAAATAAGCAAAAATAA
- a CDS encoding outer membrane protein assembly factor BamE produces MQNCLELFSRFLNPLLRGICTFSRGGLLAVALISLLGVAGCSTAVDETQRAWMNKIFQPYVPDIVQGNFISSEQYAKLQLGMTREQVRQILGTPLLASYFHANRWDYVFEFKRAGQRVGKERHVTVFFDGDKVVKFEGDALPTDVELVAEIDNYAKTKRSFWDVMTGSNKPPVTPPLQQPELMVPSPTDNLSKGAAVPPVPAASTGSFWDYFTFSKSADGQVVQPEPLGPGAINAAPATEKKQ; encoded by the coding sequence ATGCAAAATTGCCTTGAACTTTTTAGTCGCTTTTTGAACCCGCTTTTGAGGGGTATTTGTACATTCTCCCGTGGGGGATTACTGGCAGTTGCTTTAATTAGCCTACTTGGAGTTGCTGGGTGCTCTACTGCAGTTGATGAAACTCAGCGCGCCTGGATGAACAAAATCTTCCAGCCATATGTTCCCGACATTGTTCAGGGAAACTTTATCTCCAGTGAGCAATACGCCAAATTGCAGTTAGGGATGACACGTGAACAAGTTCGTCAAATATTAGGTACCCCATTGCTAGCAAGTTACTTCCATGCCAATCGTTGGGATTATGTATTTGAATTTAAACGTGCTGGCCAACGTGTAGGCAAAGAGCGTCATGTCACAGTATTTTTTGACGGCGATAAAGTGGTGAAGTTTGAGGGCGATGCTTTGCCGACAGATGTCGAGTTGGTTGCCGAGATTGATAATTACGCTAAAACAAAACGTTCATTTTGGGATGTGATGACTGGCTCAAACAAGCCGCCAGTCACACCACCTTTGCAGCAACCCGAATTAATGGTGCCAAGTCCAACGGATAACTTATCTAAGGGCGCCGCTGTTCCGCCGGTTCCCGCTGCAAGTACAGGCTCCTTCTGGGACTACTTTACTTTTTCAAAGTCGGCAGATGGTCAGGTGGTGCAGCCCGAACCTTTGGGGCCTGGCGCCATCAATGCTGCGCCGGCAACTGAAAAAAAGCAGTAG
- the dapB gene encoding 4-hydroxy-tetrahydrodipicolinate reductase, protein MKIAIAGATGRMGKMLIEAVLNTSDAQLVGALEHTSCPQLGEDAGSFLGKKTGVQISSDVAAVLANAEFLIDFTRPEGTMAHLAMAEKTGTKMIIGTTGLSADQITNLKKASSKLAIVFAPNMSVGVNATFKLLEIAAKMLNQGYDIEIIEAHHRHKVDAPSGTALKMGEVIADALGERLDDVAVYAREGHTGERKEGSIGFATIRGGDIVGDHTVLFAGDGERIEISHKSSSRQSYAQGSLRAARFLQTQSSGLYDMQDVLGLRK, encoded by the coding sequence ATGAAGATTGCAATTGCTGGAGCAACTGGGCGTATGGGTAAGATGTTGATTGAGGCAGTCCTCAATACATCAGATGCTCAGCTCGTTGGTGCACTTGAACATACATCTTGCCCGCAACTGGGTGAAGATGCTGGATCATTCTTGGGTAAGAAGACGGGCGTGCAAATTTCATCAGATGTGGCTGCTGTATTGGCAAATGCTGAGTTTCTGATTGACTTCACAAGACCAGAGGGCACCATGGCACATTTAGCTATGGCTGAAAAAACGGGCACCAAGATGATTATTGGTACCACTGGCTTAAGCGCAGACCAAATCACTAATCTGAAAAAAGCTTCTTCAAAATTAGCGATTGTGTTTGCACCCAATATGAGCGTGGGCGTTAATGCCACATTCAAATTGCTGGAGATTGCAGCCAAAATGCTTAATCAAGGATATGACATTGAAATTATTGAAGCCCACCATCGTCATAAGGTAGATGCGCCATCTGGTACTGCTTTGAAAATGGGTGAAGTCATAGCCGATGCTCTTGGTGAGAGGCTAGATGACGTTGCTGTGTATGCACGCGAAGGTCATACTGGCGAGCGTAAAGAAGGGTCTATAGGTTTTGCGACTATTCGCGGCGGCGATATTGTAGGCGACCACACTGTGCTCTTTGCTGGAGATGGTGAGCGCATTGAAATTAGTCATAAATCTTCAAGCCGCCAGTCTTATGCTCAGGGATCTTTACGCGCAGCTCGCTTCTTACAAACCCAAAGCTCAGGGCTTTATGACATGCAAGATGTTCTTGGCTTGCGCAAATAA